Proteins encoded within one genomic window of Solibaculum mannosilyticum:
- a CDS encoding TasA family protein — protein MSNLKATKKRIRACVTAIVLLVAMLVITTSALIASFVSVEDSIFEMGVVKIDLNGGQTIFDGSDWNVEPGQAIKKDFTLRNDSTVDVYYRLYLENVTGSLQECLVFEIYDGDQKIYSGRASEMTKENPAVCEDTMAAGETRTLTAVVKMDETAGNQYQNGNIFFDFTADAVQVRNNPDKEFS, from the coding sequence ATGAGTAATTTGAAAGCGACGAAGAAAAGGATACGCGCCTGCGTTACCGCAATTGTATTGCTGGTGGCCATGCTGGTGATCACCACAAGCGCCCTGATTGCATCCTTTGTATCGGTGGAAGACAGTATTTTTGAAATGGGTGTAGTAAAGATCGACCTCAACGGCGGTCAGACTATTTTTGACGGTTCAGATTGGAATGTAGAACCGGGTCAGGCAATCAAAAAGGATTTCACTTTGCGCAACGACAGTACGGTGGATGTGTACTACCGCCTCTATTTAGAAAATGTCACAGGTTCGCTGCAGGAGTGCCTGGTGTTTGAGATCTATGACGGTGACCAGAAGATTTACAGCGGCCGCGCCAGTGAAATGACGAAGGAAAATCCAGCCGTATGTGAAGACACTATGGCGGCGGGAGAGACCCGTACCTTGACCGCAGTGGTCAAAATGGATGAAACGGCCGGAAACCAATATCAGAACGGGAATATTTTCTTTGACTTTACAGCCGATGCCGTTCAGGTGCGCAACAATCCGGACAAGGAATTTTCTTAA
- a CDS encoding potassium/proton antiporter, giving the protein MEKVLLLVAVIILACTVARRLSGRLGVPALLLFMALGMLFGSDGLVQIHFDDFRLAEQTCSVALIFIMFYGGFGTRWDAAKPIAGKAICLSTLGVALTAFLTGLFCYFALGFTMLESFLTGAVISSTDAASVFSILRSKKLNLRENTASLLEVESGSNDPASYMLTVIALSLMEKGEQGNIAFLIFGQLAFGIALGVLVAGISIFVLRRLKLADGTDTIFATAAALLAFALPAAVGGNGYLGAYLAGIILGNSKIPHKVSLVHFFDGITGLAQILIFFLLGLLSFPRQLPSVALPAVGIALFLTFVARPAAVFAILAPFRCSWRQILLTSWAGLRGAASIVFAITAVASGVEIGHDLFHIVFCISLLSVAVQGSLLPWVSRKLGMVDASDSVNRTFTDYQYERQMNLTQFRITEGHPWAEKTIADCRFPDDALVVNVRHEGENLLPKGSTPLRVGDIVVLSTPAYVDDGDVGLRELPVKDEWEGRPVRELDVPAKILIVLIKRSDGTTVVPRGDTVVDKGDILVVNETD; this is encoded by the coding sequence ATGGAAAAGGTATTGTTGCTGGTTGCGGTGATTATTTTGGCCTGTACGGTGGCCCGGCGTCTATCCGGACGCCTGGGAGTACCGGCGCTGTTGTTGTTCATGGCGCTGGGAATGCTGTTCGGGTCGGACGGATTGGTACAAATCCACTTCGATGATTTCCGGCTGGCCGAACAAACCTGTTCGGTAGCGCTCATCTTCATCATGTTTTACGGCGGTTTCGGCACCCGTTGGGATGCAGCCAAACCCATTGCAGGAAAGGCCATCTGTCTTTCCACCCTGGGAGTTGCACTCACCGCCTTCCTGACAGGGCTATTCTGTTACTTTGCCCTGGGTTTTACCATGCTGGAGAGTTTTCTCACCGGCGCCGTCATCAGCTCTACCGACGCTGCTTCCGTCTTTTCCATCCTGCGATCCAAAAAACTCAACCTGCGGGAAAATACCGCCTCCCTTCTGGAGGTGGAAAGCGGCAGTAACGATCCCGCTTCCTATATGCTCACCGTGATAGCCCTTTCCCTGATGGAAAAAGGCGAACAGGGAAACATCGCTTTTCTGATATTTGGCCAACTGGCGTTCGGCATCGCTTTGGGTGTACTGGTGGCAGGGATATCCATCTTTGTACTGCGGCGTCTGAAGCTAGCCGACGGTACCGATACCATCTTTGCCACGGCAGCAGCTTTGTTGGCCTTCGCCCTTCCTGCGGCGGTGGGAGGCAATGGATATCTGGGGGCCTATCTGGCCGGGATTATTCTGGGCAACAGCAAGATTCCGCATAAAGTCTCCCTGGTGCATTTCTTCGACGGCATCACTGGACTCGCCCAGATCCTTATCTTTTTCCTGCTGGGGCTCCTGTCATTTCCACGGCAGTTGCCTTCGGTGGCATTGCCGGCTGTAGGCATCGCCCTGTTTCTCACTTTTGTGGCACGTCCGGCGGCGGTATTTGCCATCCTGGCGCCCTTCCGATGCTCCTGGCGGCAGATTTTGCTGACTTCCTGGGCTGGCCTGCGAGGGGCGGCATCCATCGTGTTTGCCATTACGGCGGTGGCGTCGGGGGTGGAGATCGGTCATGATCTGTTCCACATAGTATTTTGCATCTCCCTTCTATCAGTAGCGGTACAGGGGTCTCTGCTCCCTTGGGTCTCGCGTAAACTGGGGATGGTGGATGCCAGCGACAGCGTCAACCGCACCTTTACCGATTACCAGTACGAACGCCAGATGAACTTGACCCAATTCCGCATTACAGAAGGGCATCCCTGGGCGGAAAAGACCATTGCCGACTGCCGTTTCCCTGACGACGCATTGGTGGTCAACGTGCGCCATGAAGGGGAAAACCTGTTGCCCAAAGGTTCTACTCCTCTGCGGGTGGGGGATATTGTGGTGTTGTCCACGCCGGCGTATGTAGACGATGGAGATGTGGGGCTGAGGGAACTGCCGGTCAAGGACGAGTGGGAAGGCAGACCGGTCCGGGAACTGGATGTCCCGGCTAAGATCCTGATTGTGCTCATCAAGCGTTCGGATGGGACCACAGTAGTTCCGCGCGGGGACACGGTAGTGGACAAAGGGGATATCCTGGTGGTCAACGAGACCGACTAA
- a CDS encoding M15 family metallopeptidase, with amino-acid sequence MMAKHPKRVWLPLAIVLLLLAGIVTCMWTLNRNLLPGSSRSPSGTGIHLGSGTSSSGEYNTVPMGQDDIHQGSLILVNNDYAYSFPEDDQLVSVYENKNKSYQVSTTHIQLQKQFVSQFNAMMEDFSAAQGIKDIIVVSGYRSKDDQQAIVNQKIQQLGKEEAMRWAAVPGYSEHHTGLAADIGIYTSDGKSPSYQGQGKYAWINEHCAQYGFVLRYQDDKKDITRIADEPWHYRYVGVPHASIMQQENLCLEEYTDFLKRYPYDGDHLTASDENGKQYEIYYFPAKGDSMNVPVPKGKEYWISGNNVDGFIVTVQL; translated from the coding sequence ATGATGGCGAAACATCCGAAAAGAGTGTGGCTGCCTTTGGCGATTGTACTGCTTCTTTTAGCAGGAATTGTCACCTGTATGTGGACGCTCAACCGAAATCTTCTCCCGGGATCCTCCAGAAGCCCTTCTGGGACAGGGATCCATCTTGGATCCGGCACCTCATCCTCAGGGGAATACAACACCGTCCCTATGGGCCAGGATGATATTCATCAGGGATCTCTCATCCTCGTCAACAACGATTACGCTTATTCCTTCCCCGAAGATGACCAGCTCGTATCGGTGTATGAAAACAAAAACAAAAGTTATCAGGTTTCCACTACCCATATCCAGCTCCAGAAACAGTTTGTCTCCCAGTTCAACGCCATGATGGAGGATTTCTCAGCCGCCCAAGGCATCAAGGACATCATTGTGGTCAGCGGATACCGCTCCAAAGACGACCAACAGGCCATCGTCAACCAGAAGATCCAACAGCTGGGCAAAGAGGAGGCCATGCGCTGGGCAGCCGTCCCGGGTTACAGCGAACATCATACCGGTCTTGCCGCCGATATCGGCATCTATACCTCCGACGGGAAAAGCCCCTCCTATCAGGGCCAGGGGAAATACGCCTGGATCAACGAGCATTGCGCCCAGTATGGATTTGTCCTGCGCTATCAGGACGATAAAAAGGACATCACCAGAATCGCCGATGAGCCTTGGCATTATCGATATGTGGGAGTCCCCCATGCCTCCATTATGCAGCAGGAGAATCTTTGTCTGGAGGAATATACCGATTTTCTCAAACGCTACCCCTACGACGGGGATCATCTGACGGCTTCCGATGAAAATGGAAAACAGTATGAGATTTATTATTTCCCCGCCAAAGGTGATTCTATGAATGTACCGGTGCCCAAGGGCAAGGAGTACTGGATTTCGGGCAACAATGTGGATGGTTTTATCGTGACGGTACAGCTGTGA